A region of the Microbacterium sp. SL75 genome:
CCCCACGCGCGGCGGTTGATCGCCGAGGCGCAGAGGGCCCCGTCGGTCACGGTGACGACGCCGATCGCGCGCGTGGCGTCGAACGGGTGCTCGAGCCCGACGCGCAGCGGGGTCCCGCGAACGGCGAGATCTCCCGAGGCGTCGACGACGAGGTCGCCCTCGACGAACGTGCTCAGCGTGTCGAGCGCGAGGTCGACCAGCCGTCCTTTGCCGAGCGCCCCGACGTCGATGGTCGCGGGAGTCGCGACGCTCACGCGGTCGGCGTCCCAGGTGAGGACGTCGCGCCAGGACGGCGCCGGTTGCGGGTCTCCCCACGCAGCCAGGGTCAGCCGTGCGTCGTAGCCCAGGCGCGCGAGCGCCTCGCCGACGAGGGGGTTCACCGCGCCGGAGGTCGCCGCGTCGAGCTCTCGGTAGAGCGAGAACATGGCATCCGCGTCCTCCGGGGCGGGAACGGATGCCGTGCGCCCCTCGGCGAGCGAGGATACGAGCGAATCGTCGCGAAATCGCGACCACTCCCGATCGAAGCGCTCGATGACCGACGACACCGCGTCGCGGGCGATCGAGGAGAGCGGATCCGCCGTCTCGATCGCCCACGACGTGCCGATCGCGTCGAAGGTCCAGGTCGAACCCGTCGCAATCGGAGTGCTCATGGCTGTCAGGCCTGGGCCTCGGACTTGATCGTGTCGACGGCCTTGTTGAAACCGCCGCTCGTGAGCGAGGAGCCCGCGACCTTGCTGACCGAGATCTCGTCGAGCTTCTTGCCCACGACCTCGCTCTGGATGCCGCCGATGAACTCGCCCTGGTAGCGCTTGGACTCCGCGGCCTGTGGATCGCCCGTGACCGTGACCGCGGTGACCGTGTCGCCGGCGATCGTGAGCGTGACGTCGATGGTCTCGACGCTTTCGGGGGTGGCGTACTGGCCCGTGGCCTCGTACTCGCCGTCCTTGTAGGAGCCAGAGCCGGTGGATCCGGCTGCGGCACCCGAGGTGGTGGGAGCCGAGCTCGCGGCGGGGGCCGCGGTTTCGGCGGGGGCGGCGTCGCCGGTCGTGGTGCCGCCCGCGCACCCGGCGA
Encoded here:
- a CDS encoding FAD:protein FMN transferase, which codes for MSTPIATGSTWTFDAIGTSWAIETADPLSSIARDAVSSVIERFDREWSRFRDDSLVSSLAEGRTASVPAPEDADAMFSLYRELDAATSGAVNPLVGEALARLGYDARLTLAAWGDPQPAPSWRDVLTWDADRVSVATPATIDVGALGKGRLVDLALDTLSTFVEGDLVVDASGDLAVRGTPLRVGLEHPFDATRAIGVVTVTDGALCASAINRRAWGDGLHHVLDARTGAPVRAYAATWALADTAMRADALATALFFDGGPELAASWNANWVRMRTDGRVEWSPGFSGEIFS